The following proteins are encoded in a genomic region of Comamonas resistens:
- a CDS encoding CaiB/BaiF CoA transferase family protein, translating into MSSQAELPDEMDFPLEGVRVLDLSRVLAGPLCGQVLADFGAEVIKVEHPARGDDTRDWGMRVGKTETTYFNSVNRSKRSITLDLQTPEAVQIIYDMLPQFDVVISNFKHGGADKMGLGYDKLKSIKPDLIYCTVAGYSSHTPEVKRPGYDLVIQAEAGLMAVNGDQDMPPLKFGVAVVDMMTGMYAAQAVLAALFRRERTGRGRRIEMALYDCGLTINGYCGLDALQLGHEPKRYGNNHPSIVPYGLFEAADGPLIIAVGNNSQFEKFCRQVIARPDIVEDPRYATNVERSRNRASLLPILSEAVASFERDVLLQRLAACGIPSGRAAGLHEALVSERTQQTGMVQTVAHAEAGSTTVFAPPYRLDGQRLPVRCAPPVLGEGTREVLQQLLAMSDEQLQQLQQRGVLTVPEVSSTSV; encoded by the coding sequence ATGAGCAGCCAAGCAGAATTGCCCGATGAGATGGATTTCCCGCTGGAAGGGGTGCGCGTACTGGATTTGTCACGCGTGCTGGCCGGCCCGCTGTGTGGCCAGGTCCTGGCAGACTTTGGCGCCGAAGTCATCAAGGTGGAACACCCGGCCCGGGGTGACGACACGCGGGACTGGGGCATGCGCGTGGGCAAGACCGAGACGACTTATTTCAACAGCGTCAACCGCAGCAAACGCTCCATCACCCTGGATCTGCAGACCCCTGAGGCGGTGCAGATCATCTATGACATGCTGCCGCAGTTCGATGTGGTGATCAGCAACTTCAAGCATGGTGGTGCCGACAAGATGGGGCTGGGCTATGACAAGCTCAAATCCATCAAGCCGGACCTGATCTATTGCACCGTGGCCGGCTACAGCAGCCACACACCCGAAGTCAAACGCCCGGGCTACGACCTGGTGATACAGGCCGAAGCGGGGCTGATGGCCGTCAACGGCGACCAGGACATGCCGCCGCTGAAGTTCGGCGTGGCCGTGGTCGACATGATGACCGGCATGTATGCGGCCCAGGCCGTGCTGGCCGCGCTGTTTCGCCGCGAGCGCACAGGGCGCGGGCGCCGCATCGAGATGGCGCTGTATGACTGCGGCCTGACCATCAACGGCTATTGCGGGCTGGACGCTTTGCAGCTCGGCCATGAACCCAAGCGCTATGGGAACAATCACCCATCCATCGTGCCTTACGGTTTGTTCGAAGCGGCAGATGGCCCGCTGATCATCGCAGTGGGCAATAACAGCCAGTTCGAGAAGTTCTGCAGGCAGGTGATTGCGCGGCCGGACATCGTCGAAGACCCACGTTATGCCACCAATGTGGAGCGCTCCAGAAACCGTGCCAGCCTGCTGCCCATTCTTTCGGAGGCGGTGGCGAGCTTCGAGCGCGATGTGCTGCTGCAGCGTCTGGCCGCTTGCGGCATTCCCAGCGGGCGCGCTGCTGGACTGCATGAAGCCTTGGTCAGTGAACGTACCCAGCAAACCGGCATGGTGCAGACAGTGGCGCATGCCGAAGCAGGCTCGACCACGGTGTTTGCGCCTCCCTACCGCCTGGACGGCCAGCGCCTGCCCGTGCGCTGCGCACCGCCCGTGCTGGGAGAGGGCACGCGTGAAGTGCTGCAGCAACTGCTGGCCATGAGCGACGAACAGCTGCAGCAGCTGCAGCAGCGTGGCGTGCTCACGGTTCCGGAAGTTTCGTCCACAAGCGTCTGA
- a CDS encoding acyl-CoA dehydrogenase family protein: protein MNFTHTEDRRMLADSLNRFVAEQYGIEHRNQLAYGAEGHSPELYAQFAELGTIGALFPEAVGGFGGSGFDISVVFEALGRGLVAEPLLGALIVGQALIAAGTEVQKQKLEDIIAGSVVAALAHDEPGSHYELNKVTATAVKTAAGWELSGTKSVVAFGEKADLLLVSARTAGAVFDEMGISLFLVDGNAAGITRRGYSRVEGGRAAELNFDKVQLGADALLGSEGRGYAVLEHVQGFALLALAAEALGAMDVAKQHTLEYLQTRKQFGVAIGSFQALQHRMADLLLEVEQVRSTVVNAADAIDNAQGAEREKMLSAAKYTVGYVGALVAEESIQMHGGIGMTWELPLAHYAKRLIMIDHQFGDEDHHLARFMALSQNA from the coding sequence ATGAACTTCACACACACCGAAGACCGCCGCATGCTGGCGGACAGCCTCAATCGCTTTGTGGCCGAGCAATACGGCATAGAGCACCGCAACCAGCTGGCCTATGGCGCAGAGGGCCACAGTCCCGAGCTGTATGCGCAATTTGCCGAACTGGGCACGATCGGCGCGCTGTTTCCCGAAGCGGTGGGCGGCTTTGGCGGTTCGGGCTTTGACATCAGCGTGGTGTTCGAAGCCCTGGGCCGTGGCCTGGTGGCCGAGCCCCTGCTGGGTGCCCTGATCGTGGGCCAGGCACTGATTGCTGCGGGCACAGAAGTGCAAAAGCAGAAGCTGGAAGACATCATTGCAGGCAGCGTGGTGGCTGCTCTGGCGCATGACGAGCCGGGCAGTCATTACGAGCTGAACAAGGTCACGGCCACGGCGGTGAAGACGGCTGCCGGCTGGGAACTGAGCGGTACCAAGAGCGTGGTGGCCTTTGGCGAAAAAGCCGATCTGCTGCTGGTTTCGGCACGCACGGCAGGTGCTGTGTTTGACGAGATGGGCATCAGCCTGTTCCTGGTCGACGGCAACGCCGCAGGCATCACCAGGCGCGGTTACAGTCGTGTGGAAGGTGGACGCGCGGCCGAGCTGAATTTCGACAAGGTGCAACTGGGTGCCGATGCTCTGCTGGGCAGCGAAGGCCGGGGCTATGCAGTGCTCGAGCATGTGCAGGGCTTTGCGTTGCTGGCACTGGCTGCCGAGGCGCTGGGCGCCATGGATGTGGCCAAGCAGCACACGCTGGAGTATTTGCAGACCCGCAAGCAATTTGGCGTTGCCATCGGCAGCTTTCAGGCGCTGCAGCACCGCATGGCCGATCTGCTGCTGGAGGTGGAGCAGGTGCGCTCCACCGTGGTCAATGCCGCTGACGCCATCGACAACGCCCAGGGCGCTGAGCGCGAGAAAATGCTGTCTGCCGCCAAGTACACCGTGGGTTATGTGGGAGCGCTGGTGGCCGAGGAAAGCATACAGATGCATGGCGGCATTGGCATGACCTGGGAGCTGCCGCTGGCGCATTACGCCAAGCGGCTGATCATGATCGATCACCAGTTTGGTGACGAGGACCATCACCTGGCGCGCTTCATGGCCTTGAGCCAGAACGCCTGA
- a CDS encoding acetyl-CoA C-acyltransferase, whose amino-acid sequence MREAVIVSTARTPLTKSHRGEFNITPAAQLAAFSVKAAVERSGVDPEMIEDLILGCGNPDGFQGRNLGRQTVLRAGLPLSIAGTTITRFCASGLQSIAIAAGRVVAEGVDVMLAGGIETISGIRAGNNLPTDMDPWLVEHKPELYMAMIDTADVVAKRYGITREDQDAFSLQSQQRTAAAQAADLFKDEIIACSTRMMEKNKETGEVTYRDVVATQDNCNRASTTLEGLVKLEPVKGPGNFITAGNASQLSDGSSACVVMEARLAERLGLKPLGAFRGFAVAGCEPDEMGIGPVFAVPKLLKRHGLTVDDIDLWELNEAFASQALYCQRQLGIPNERLNVNGGAIAIGHPFGMTGARLTGHILLEGQRRKARNPKVKWGVVTMCIAGGMGAAGLFEIF is encoded by the coding sequence ATGCGTGAAGCCGTTATCGTTTCCACCGCCCGCACACCGCTGACCAAGTCGCATCGTGGCGAGTTCAACATCACTCCTGCCGCCCAGCTGGCTGCTTTCTCCGTCAAGGCGGCGGTGGAGCGCTCGGGTGTCGATCCCGAAATGATCGAGGATCTGATTCTGGGCTGCGGCAACCCCGACGGTTTCCAGGGGCGCAATCTGGGCCGCCAGACCGTGTTGCGCGCCGGGCTGCCGCTGTCGATCGCCGGCACCACGATCACGCGCTTTTGCGCTTCGGGCCTGCAATCCATCGCCATCGCGGCGGGCCGCGTCGTGGCCGAGGGCGTGGACGTGATGCTGGCCGGCGGTATCGAGACCATCTCCGGCATCCGGGCCGGCAACAATCTGCCCACCGACATGGACCCCTGGCTGGTGGAGCACAAGCCCGAGCTGTACATGGCCATGATCGACACCGCCGATGTGGTGGCCAAGCGCTACGGCATCACGCGTGAAGACCAGGATGCGTTCTCGCTGCAAAGCCAGCAGCGCACCGCTGCGGCCCAGGCCGCCGATCTGTTCAAGGACGAGATCATCGCCTGCTCCACACGCATGATGGAAAAGAACAAGGAAACCGGCGAAGTCACCTACCGCGACGTGGTCGCCACGCAGGACAACTGCAACCGCGCCAGCACCACGCTGGAGGGGCTGGTCAAGCTGGAGCCTGTGAAGGGTCCGGGCAACTTCATCACGGCCGGCAATGCCTCGCAGCTGTCCGACGGCTCCAGCGCCTGCGTGGTGATGGAAGCCAGGCTGGCAGAGCGCCTGGGCCTCAAGCCCCTGGGCGCTTTCCGGGGCTTTGCCGTGGCCGGTTGCGAACCCGACGAGATGGGCATTGGCCCCGTGTTTGCCGTGCCCAAGCTGCTCAAGCGCCACGGCCTTACGGTGGATGACATCGACCTCTGGGAGCTGAATGAAGCTTTTGCCTCGCAGGCCCTGTATTGCCAGCGTCAGCTGGGCATTCCCAACGAGCGCCTCAATGTCAACGGCGGCGCGATTGCCATCGGCCACCCCTTCGGCATGACGGGCGCACGCCTGACCGGCCACATCCTGCTCGAAGGCCAGCGCCGCAAGGCCCGCAACCCCAAGGTCAAGTGGGGCGTGGTGACCATGTGCATTGCCGGCGGCATGGGCGCTGCTGGCCTTTTCGAAATCTTTTGA
- a CDS encoding acyl-CoA dehydrogenase family protein, giving the protein MDLQFTPQEEAFRAEVQAFLKEKLPKHISAKVKAGQRLSKADQDEWHAILNERGWYANHWPQEHGGPGWGAVEKFIFDTECALAGGPRIVPFGVNMLGPVLIKYGNEQQKKYWLPRILSGQDWWCQGYSEPGAGSDLASVKTTAVRDGDFYIVNGQKTWTTQGQHANMIFCLVRTNREAKAQAGISFLLVDMNSPGVELRPIRTLDGDKEVNEVFFTDVKVPVENLVGEENKGWTYAKYLLTYERTGIAGVGFCMAALEKLKVVAAKVHRNGKPLNQDPLFAARMARVEIDLENMKTTNLRVIAAVAGGGVPGAESSMLKIRGTEIRQEILSLIRRAMGIYATPFIEEAQYGDYAEAPIGDLPEAATAASSYFNYRKLSIFGGSNEIQKNIISKMILGL; this is encoded by the coding sequence ATGGATTTGCAATTCACCCCCCAGGAAGAGGCGTTTCGCGCCGAGGTGCAGGCTTTTCTCAAGGAAAAGCTGCCCAAGCATATTTCGGCCAAGGTCAAGGCCGGCCAGCGCCTGAGCAAGGCCGATCAGGACGAGTGGCATGCCATTCTCAACGAGCGCGGCTGGTATGCGAATCACTGGCCCCAGGAGCATGGCGGTCCGGGCTGGGGGGCGGTCGAGAAGTTCATCTTCGACACCGAGTGCGCCCTGGCCGGCGGCCCGCGCATCGTGCCCTTCGGCGTGAACATGCTGGGGCCGGTGCTGATCAAGTACGGCAACGAGCAGCAAAAGAAGTACTGGCTGCCGCGCATTCTGAGCGGGCAGGACTGGTGGTGCCAGGGCTATTCAGAACCCGGCGCGGGCTCCGATCTGGCTTCGGTGAAGACCACGGCCGTGCGCGATGGAGACTTCTATATCGTCAATGGCCAGAAGACCTGGACCACCCAGGGCCAGCACGCCAATATGATCTTCTGCCTGGTGCGCACCAACCGCGAGGCCAAGGCCCAGGCCGGCATCAGCTTTTTGCTGGTGGACATGAACAGCCCCGGCGTGGAGCTGCGCCCCATCCGCACGTTGGATGGCGACAAGGAAGTCAACGAAGTTTTCTTTACCGATGTGAAAGTGCCGGTGGAGAACCTGGTCGGTGAAGAAAACAAGGGCTGGACTTACGCCAAATACCTGCTGACCTATGAGCGCACCGGCATTGCGGGCGTGGGCTTTTGCATGGCCGCGCTGGAAAAGCTCAAGGTCGTGGCCGCCAAGGTGCATAGAAACGGCAAGCCTTTGAACCAGGATCCGCTGTTTGCGGCCCGCATGGCCCGTGTCGAGATCGACCTGGAGAACATGAAGACCACCAATCTGCGCGTGATCGCCGCCGTGGCCGGTGGCGGCGTGCCCGGTGCCGAGAGTTCCATGCTCAAGATTCGCGGCACGGAAATTCGCCAGGAAATCCTGTCCCTGATTCGCCGTGCCATGGGCATCTACGCGACGCCGTTTATTGAAGAGGCGCAGTACGGCGACTATGCAGAGGCGCCGATTGGCGATCTGCCCGAGGCTGCGACCGCGGCATCCAGCTACTTCAACTACCGCAAGCTGTCGATCTTCGGTGGCTCCAACGAGATCCAGAAGAACATCATCTCCAAGATGATTCTGGGCTTGTGA